From the genome of Hathewaya histolytica, one region includes:
- a CDS encoding type IV pilus twitching motility protein PilT codes for MINLDQLLEMAVNKNASDVHLTVGTYPYIRVNGELVQAYHEKLTVENTKEYSQLILGEDYKIYEENGEIDSTYSLSGIGRFRVNIYKQRNSDALAIRTVGGKVPSLKELDLPASIKELASKKRGLILVTGPTGSGKSTTLAAMINEINNARCGHIITLENPIEFLHKHNKSIVNQREIGKDSKSFESALKSLLREDPDVVFVGELDSLETITVALRAAENGHLVLSSLHTIGASNTIHRIVDVFPPYQQEQVKSQLAAVLQGVISQQLVPRVDEKGRIAALEIMLSTPSIQNLIREGRISQIESIIQTGNKLGMKTMDMSLVELYKKKVISKDTAITYAVDKEIITRMMLL; via the coding sequence ATGATAAATTTAGATCAGTTATTGGAAATGGCTGTAAATAAAAATGCTTCGGATGTACATTTAACTGTAGGAACATACCCTTATATAAGAGTAAATGGAGAATTAGTTCAAGCATATCATGAGAAGTTAACTGTAGAGAATACAAAAGAGTACTCACAATTAATTTTAGGAGAAGACTACAAAATATATGAAGAAAACGGAGAAATAGACAGTACTTATTCCTTATCAGGTATAGGAAGGTTTAGAGTAAATATATACAAACAAAGAAATAGTGATGCTCTTGCTATTAGAACAGTTGGTGGGAAGGTACCTTCTTTAAAAGAATTAGATTTACCTGCATCAATCAAAGAACTAGCTAGCAAGAAAAGAGGATTAATATTAGTAACTGGTCCAACTGGTAGTGGGAAAAGTACTACTTTAGCTGCCATGATAAATGAAATAAATAATGCTAGGTGTGGACATATTATTACTTTAGAAAATCCTATAGAGTTTTTACACAAACATAACAAATCTATTGTAAATCAGAGAGAGATAGGAAAAGATAGTAAAAGTTTTGAAAGTGCACTTAAATCTCTTTTAAGAGAGGACCCAGACGTAGTTTTTGTAGGAGAACTGGATAGTTTAGAAACTATTACAGTTGCTTTAAGGGCAGCTGAAAATGGACATCTAGTTTTATCATCGCTCCATACTATAGGAGCATCGAATACTATCCATAGAATTGTAGACGTATTTCCACCATACCAACAAGAGCAAGTTAAATCTCAATTAGCAGCAGTGTTACAAGGTGTAATTTCACAACAATTAGTACCGAGAGTTGATGAAAAAGGAAGGATAGCTGCTTTAGAAATAATGCTTTCTACACCAAGCATTCAAAATCTCATAAGGGAAGGAAGAATATCCCAAATAGAGTCTATTATACAAACAGGAAATAAATTAGGTATGAAAACTATGGACATGTCTTTAGTTGAACTATATAAAAAGAAAGTTATATCAAAAGATACTGCAATTACATATGCGGTTGATAAAGAGATAATTACTAGAATGATGTTATTATAA
- the sigK gene encoding RNA polymerase sporulation sigma factor SigK, with protein MVLAQCLLQFLGNLTFFTAYVSGNNSFPQPLDEKEEKYYLEKLSNGDELSKNILVERNLRLVAHIVKKYSFTGKEMDDLISIGTVGLIKAIDSFDTSKGTRLATYAARCIENEILMLIRNNKKIKSEVYLQDPIGIDKEGNEISLMDVLSSDDDSIIEIVEMKIQVKKLYEKIQTSLSERENIIIKERYGLFDGKPKTQREIAKSLGISRSYVSRIEKRALKKLNKALNAK; from the coding sequence TTGGTATTAGCACAATGCTTATTGCAATTTTTAGGTAATTTAACTTTCTTTACTGCTTATGTTTCAGGAAATAATTCCTTTCCTCAACCACTAGATGAAAAAGAAGAAAAATACTACTTAGAAAAGTTAAGTAATGGAGATGAACTATCAAAGAATATATTGGTTGAAAGAAATTTACGGCTAGTTGCCCATATAGTAAAAAAATATTCTTTTACGGGAAAAGAAATGGATGATTTAATATCTATAGGAACTGTAGGACTTATAAAAGCTATAGATTCCTTTGATACATCAAAGGGTACAAGACTTGCAACATATGCTGCTAGATGTATAGAAAATGAGATATTAATGTTAATTAGAAATAATAAAAAGATAAAGTCTGAGGTGTATTTACAGGATCCTATAGGTATTGATAAAGAAGGAAATGAAATATCTTTGATGGATGTTTTAAGCAGTGACGATGATTCTATTATTGAGATAGTAGAGATGAAAATACAGGTTAAAAAGTTATACGAAAAAATTCAAACATCTCTTTCTGAACGCGAAAATATTATAATAAAAGAAAGATATGGACTTTTCGATGGTAAACCAAAGACCCAAAGGGAGATTGCAAAGTCCCTTGGTATATCTCGTTCTTATGTATCTAGAATAGAAAAAAGAGCTTTGAAAAAATTGAATAAGGCTTTAAATGCTAAATAA
- a CDS encoding penicillin-binding transpeptidase domain-containing protein produces the protein MLKEKKSILFFLPPRKYENRLITVSIILIMVFLFFIGRYAYIVIIEGEQLKSKANNQFYYSESIIDRNYKLLDRNGKDLISYDKKYFAVIDPSFYIRFNPDKNNDNIKKAKYILRDFNKTYNFPDELKKLDYGKKLKYEVDEETYDKLNQITSIKGFYMYSYDKSKLEKDWNILSIMDNANNYLDSSPKSSGTLEKTMFDIRKENRSDRVLVQKEVDNKLYKEVVKKEENNLNFRLTLDKDIQKVVEGVIREKGLETYKDIGVILMESSTGKILSMAQKDDKRPNINIGAASNHGYFPGSIFKIITAAAGIDKNITSINKVYKRDKNIKEYNGFNSLSLKQSIIQSSNDILYQLGEEVGFKNIYDYSKKFGLLTPMLGLQDEVSGDFEVDLNHVSRDEVRHSAIGQKIRITPLQAINIPNIIVNKGNFVRPYIIDSIVDDNNKEVKEIHTVAEKVIKNSTAKTLENTMIQVVEAENGTGRNAKVKGVKVGGKTGTSEYYEIKDGKRIKHSDGWFAGFFNLKGKNYSMVILVRDIDWMKKSSGGKEEDGGSVAAPIFKDIVEILKEKNLLK, from the coding sequence ATGTTAAAAGAAAAAAAATCTATACTGTTTTTTTTACCTCCTAGAAAATATGAAAATAGACTTATAACGGTATCTATAATTTTAATTATGGTTTTTCTATTCTTTATAGGAAGGTATGCTTATATAGTTATTATAGAAGGAGAACAGCTTAAGAGTAAAGCTAATAACCAATTTTATTATTCAGAAAGCATAATAGATAGAAACTATAAATTATTAGATAGGAATGGTAAGGATCTTATAAGTTATGATAAAAAGTATTTTGCGGTAATTGATCCAAGCTTTTATATAAGATTTAATCCAGACAAAAATAATGATAATATAAAGAAAGCTAAATATATTCTAAGGGATTTTAATAAAACATATAATTTTCCTGATGAATTAAAAAAATTGGATTATGGAAAAAAATTAAAATACGAAGTGGATGAGGAGACATATGATAAATTAAATCAAATAACTTCTATAAAGGGATTTTATATGTATTCTTATGACAAATCTAAGTTAGAGAAGGATTGGAATATATTAAGTATAATGGATAATGCTAACAATTATTTAGATAGTTCTCCAAAAAGTTCTGGAACCTTAGAAAAAACTATGTTTGATATAAGGAAGGAAAATAGAAGCGATAGAGTACTAGTACAGAAAGAGGTAGATAACAAGCTGTATAAAGAAGTTGTGAAAAAAGAGGAGAACAATTTAAACTTTAGGCTTACCTTAGATAAAGATATTCAAAAGGTAGTGGAAGGTGTTATAAGAGAAAAGGGTCTTGAAACTTATAAGGATATAGGTGTAATACTCATGGAAAGTAGTACAGGAAAAATACTATCAATGGCACAAAAAGACGATAAGAGACCCAATATTAATATAGGAGCTGCATCTAATCATGGATATTTTCCAGGCTCTATTTTTAAAATCATAACGGCTGCAGCAGGGATAGATAAAAATATAACATCTATTAATAAAGTTTATAAAAGAGATAAAAACATAAAAGAATATAATGGATTTAATAGCTTGTCTCTAAAGCAATCTATAATACAATCTTCTAATGATATTTTATATCAATTGGGCGAAGAAGTAGGATTTAAGAATATATATGATTACTCAAAAAAGTTTGGATTATTAACACCTATGTTAGGCCTCCAAGATGAAGTTTCTGGAGACTTTGAAGTAGATTTAAACCATGTATCAAGAGATGAAGTAAGACACAGTGCCATAGGACAAAAAATAAGGATAACTCCTCTACAAGCTATAAATATACCTAATATAATAGTGAACAAGGGGAATTTCGTTAGACCTTATATTATAGATTCTATAGTGGATGATAACAATAAGGAAGTAAAGGAAATACACACTGTAGCGGAAAAGGTAATAAAAAACAGCACTGCAAAAACACTAGAAAATACAATGATACAAGTTGTTGAAGCTGAAAATGGTACAGGTAGAAATGCAAAAGTAAAAGGTGTAAAAGTTGGAGGAAAAACAGGAACATCAGAGTATTACGAGATAAAGGATGGAAAAAGAATAAAACATTCAGATGGGTGGTTTGCTGGTTTTTTTAATTTGAAGGGCAAGAATTATTCTATGGTAATTTTAGTAAGAGATATAGATTGGATGAAAAAAAGTTCTGGTGGTAAGGAAGAAGATGGAGGAAGCGTTGCTGCACCAATATTTAAAGATATTGTAGAAATTTTAAAGGAAAAAAATTTATTAAAATAA
- the udk gene encoding uridine kinase — protein sequence MEQPLVIGITGGSGSGKSTIAKEICDKFGEESLSILEMDSYYKDQSFLSFEERKLTNYDHPDAFDMKLLIQHVKDLIKGEEVQKPLYDFEVHNRKQETLTIKPRKIIIVEGILVLLEKKLRELLDIKIYVDTDPDVRFIRRLVRDINERGRTIDSVIEQYLGVVRPMHMQFTEYTKKYADIIVPEGGHNKVAIDCLSSKIESILQEER from the coding sequence ATGGAGCAGCCACTTGTTATTGGAATTACTGGAGGATCTGGTTCAGGTAAAAGTACGATTGCTAAAGAGATATGCGATAAATTTGGAGAAGAGTCACTTTCAATTTTAGAGATGGATTCTTACTATAAAGATCAAAGTTTTCTTTCTTTTGAAGAAAGAAAACTTACGAATTATGATCATCCAGACGCTTTTGATATGAAACTATTAATACAACATGTAAAGGATCTTATTAAAGGTGAAGAAGTACAAAAACCTCTATATGATTTTGAAGTTCATAACAGAAAACAAGAAACCTTAACTATAAAACCTAGAAAGATAATAATTGTAGAAGGTATATTAGTTCTTTTAGAAAAAAAACTTAGGGAGCTGCTAGACATAAAAATATATGTAGATACAGATCCAGATGTAAGATTTATTAGACGTCTTGTGAGAGATATAAATGAAAGAGGAAGAACTATAGACTCTGTCATAGAACAATATCTTGGGGTTGTAAGACCTATGCATATGCAATTTACAGAGTATACTAAAAAATATGCAGATATTATAGTTCCAGAAGGTGGGCATAATAAAGTAGCTATAGATTGTTTATCTTCTAAAATAGAAAGCATTCTTCAAGAGGAAAGATAA
- a CDS encoding peptidase U32 family protein: MKKPELLAPAGNLEKLMTAIDFGADAVYLGGSKLNLRAFANNFNLDQLKEGIEYAHTKGKRVYVTLNVFPHNEDLNGLEEYLTELYNLRVDAVIVSDPGIIMTAREVVPNLELHLSTQANNVNWKAAQFWYKQGVKRIVLARELSIEEVSETKRRISEDMEIEAFVHGAMCMSYSGRCLLSNYIVGRDSNRGQCAQPCRYKYYLMEEKRPGEFYPIIEDDRGTYIMNSKDLCMIQHIPELVQAGVDSFKIEGRMKSVFYVASVTKAYREAIDTYFESPENFKFKDRWLDYLMKPSHRKYFTGFYFHEEDKQVYDNSAYEKKYDIIGVVESFDKETMTATVKQKNKVKVGETLEVLKAKGENVEVTIEVMKNEKGENIEAAAAAQMIFTIKIDKELKEKDILIKSHDIINI, translated from the coding sequence GTGAAGAAACCTGAATTGCTAGCTCCAGCAGGTAACTTAGAAAAGTTAATGACTGCTATAGATTTTGGAGCTGATGCTGTTTATTTAGGGGGCAGTAAATTAAACTTAAGAGCTTTTGCTAATAACTTTAATTTAGATCAGTTAAAAGAAGGTATAGAATATGCACATACTAAAGGAAAACGAGTTTATGTAACCTTAAATGTTTTTCCTCACAATGAAGATTTAAATGGGCTTGAGGAATATCTTACTGAACTATATAACTTACGTGTAGATGCAGTTATTGTGTCAGATCCAGGAATTATAATGACAGCAAGAGAAGTTGTTCCAAATTTAGAACTTCACTTAAGTACACAAGCTAATAATGTAAACTGGAAGGCTGCCCAATTTTGGTACAAACAAGGTGTAAAAAGGATAGTTCTTGCAAGGGAATTATCAATTGAAGAAGTAAGTGAAACGAAGAGAAGAATTTCAGAAGATATGGAAATAGAAGCTTTTGTTCATGGTGCTATGTGTATGTCTTATTCCGGAAGATGTCTTCTTTCAAATTATATAGTTGGAAGAGATTCTAACAGGGGTCAATGTGCTCAACCATGTAGATATAAATATTATTTAATGGAAGAGAAGAGACCAGGTGAATTCTATCCTATAATAGAAGATGATAGAGGTACATATATAATGAATTCTAAAGATTTATGTATGATACAACATATACCAGAGCTTGTACAGGCAGGTGTGGATTCTTTTAAAATTGAAGGTAGGATGAAAAGTGTATTTTATGTAGCATCTGTTACAAAAGCATATAGAGAAGCTATTGATACATATTTTGAATCACCTGAAAACTTTAAATTTAAGGATAGATGGTTAGATTATTTAATGAAACCAAGTCATAGAAAATACTTTACGGGATTTTATTTCCATGAAGAAGATAAACAGGTATACGATAATTCAGCCTATGAAAAGAAGTATGATATTATAGGGGTAGTTGAAAGCTTTGATAAAGAAACTATGACAGCTACAGTAAAACAGAAGAATAAAGTAAAAGTAGGAGAAACACTAGAAGTTTTAAAGGCTAAGGGTGAAAATGTAGAAGTTACTATAGAAGTAATGAAGAATGAAAAAGGTGAAAATATAGAAGCTGCAGCTGCTGCTCAAATGATTTTCACTATTAAAATAGATAAAGAACTTAAAGAAAAAGATATTTTAATAAAATCACATGATATTATAAATATCTAA
- a CDS encoding O-methyltransferase: MSGIMHDYMETYIRSLINEDDNILLEIEKYGIENKVPIVQKETANFLKFMVHVKKPKRILELGTAIGYSAILMERASTENIYITTVERDDNMVIKATENIEKYGYEDYIKIEKGECEEILDKLCKENTEPYDIIFMDAGKGHYSHFLPYCLKLLDKEGIIIADNVLFRGMVASKELIVRRKITIVKRMKKYLEEVSNGEFITSILPMGDGIAITIRRN, translated from the coding sequence ATGAGTGGAATAATGCATGATTACATGGAGACTTATATTAGAAGCCTCATAAATGAAGATGATAACATACTATTAGAAATTGAGAAATATGGGATAGAAAATAAGGTTCCTATAGTTCAAAAGGAAACTGCAAACTTTCTAAAATTTATGGTGCATGTAAAAAAACCAAAGAGAATATTAGAACTCGGTACAGCAATAGGTTATTCTGCCATACTTATGGAAAGAGCTTCTACAGAAAATATTTATATTACTACTGTAGAAAGAGATGACAATATGGTTATAAAAGCAACTGAAAATATAGAGAAATATGGATATGAGGATTACATAAAGATAGAAAAGGGCGAATGCGAAGAAATCCTAGATAAGTTATGTAAAGAAAATACAGAACCATATGATATTATATTTATGGATGCAGGAAAGGGACATTATAGTCACTTTCTTCCTTATTGTCTTAAATTATTAGACAAAGAAGGCATAATAATAGCTGACAATGTGCTTTTTAGAGGTATGGTGGCATCTAAAGAGTTGATAGTTAGAAGAAAGATTACTATAGTAAAAAGAATGAAAAAATATTTAGAAGAAGTAAGTAATGGCGAATTTATAACATCTATCCTTCCTATGGGGGATGGTATTGCTATTACTATAAGGAGGAACTAA
- the typA gene encoding translational GTPase TypA — MNIFERNDIRNIAIIAHVDHGKTTLVDALLRQSNVFRENERVEERVMDSNALEKERGITILSKNTSVMYNGIKINIIDTPGHADFGGEVERVLKMVDSVLLVVDAYEGAMPQTKFVLKKALELNLKPIVVINKIDKPNARAEEVIDEVFDLFVELGANDEQLDFPISYCSAKSGIAKHNLSDEDKDMVPLFETIVKNVKAPEGYLDEPVQLLISSIDYNNFVGKIGIGKIIRGKLKKNQQVALMRKDGSQKSVKISNLYVYDGLNRVETEEALLGDIVAVSGIPDINIGETIADINNPEALPFVEIDEPTLSMNFLVNNSPFAGKEGEFVTSRHLRDRLMKELETNVSLRVEETDSADCFKVSGRGELHLSILIETMRREGYEFQVSKPSVIYKHENGKKLEPMEELTIDVPEEFMGVVMEKLGPRKAEMKNMTSAVNGYVRLVFEIPSRGLIGFRNEFMTDTKGNGIMNHVLTSYESYKGDIPERSKGSLTAFEQGTAITYGLFNAQERGVLFINPGVEVYEGMIVGENSRPGDIEVNVCKKKHLSNTRSSGSDDALKLITPRQMSLEQCLEFVASDELVEVTPINIRLRKKILDTAQRKRLSNRNK, encoded by the coding sequence ATGAATATATTCGAAAGAAATGATATAAGAAACATAGCTATTATAGCTCACGTTGACCATGGCAAAACTACTTTGGTTGATGCACTTTTAAGACAAAGTAATGTCTTTAGAGAAAACGAGAGGGTAGAAGAAAGGGTAATGGATTCGAATGCCCTTGAAAAAGAAAGAGGCATTACTATACTATCAAAAAATACCTCAGTAATGTACAATGGAATAAAAATAAATATTATAGATACTCCAGGACATGCTGATTTTGGTGGAGAAGTTGAACGTGTACTTAAAATGGTAGATAGTGTTCTTCTTGTAGTTGATGCATATGAAGGTGCTATGCCTCAAACAAAGTTCGTTCTAAAAAAGGCTTTAGAATTAAACTTAAAACCAATCGTTGTTATAAATAAGATTGATAAACCTAATGCAAGAGCAGAAGAAGTTATAGATGAAGTTTTTGATCTATTTGTAGAATTAGGTGCTAATGATGAACAACTAGACTTCCCTATATCTTATTGTTCAGCTAAATCTGGCATTGCAAAACATAATCTTTCAGATGAAGATAAAGATATGGTACCTTTATTCGAAACTATAGTTAAAAATGTTAAAGCGCCTGAGGGATACTTAGACGAACCAGTACAGTTACTAATATCAAGTATTGACTATAATAATTTTGTAGGTAAGATTGGTATAGGCAAAATAATAAGAGGAAAATTAAAGAAAAATCAGCAAGTAGCTCTTATGAGAAAAGATGGCAGTCAAAAAAGTGTTAAAATATCCAACTTATACGTTTATGATGGATTAAACAGGGTTGAAACCGAAGAAGCACTTTTAGGTGATATAGTTGCAGTATCAGGAATTCCTGACATAAATATTGGAGAGACTATAGCAGATATAAATAATCCAGAAGCATTACCTTTTGTAGAAATTGACGAACCAACTTTAAGTATGAATTTCTTGGTTAACAACTCTCCTTTTGCAGGTAAGGAAGGGGAATTTGTAACATCAAGACATTTAAGAGATAGATTAATGAAAGAACTTGAGACAAATGTTAGTCTAAGAGTTGAAGAAACAGATTCTGCTGATTGCTTTAAAGTAAGTGGTAGAGGAGAGCTACATTTATCTATTCTTATAGAAACTATGAGAAGAGAAGGATATGAATTCCAAGTTTCAAAACCAAGTGTTATATATAAGCATGAAAACGGTAAGAAACTTGAGCCAATGGAAGAATTAACAATAGATGTACCAGAAGAATTTATGGGAGTAGTTATGGAAAAACTAGGACCTAGAAAAGCTGAGATGAAGAATATGACGTCAGCTGTAAATGGATACGTAAGATTAGTATTTGAAATACCTTCAAGAGGGCTAATTGGATTTAGAAATGAATTTATGACAGATACTAAAGGTAATGGTATCATGAATCATGTTTTAACAAGCTATGAATCATATAAAGGAGATATTCCAGAAAGAAGCAAGGGATCTCTAACTGCTTTTGAACAAGGTACAGCTATTACTTATGGATTATTTAATGCACAAGAAAGAGGAGTGCTATTTATAAATCCAGGTGTAGAAGTATATGAAGGTATGATTGTTGGAGAAAACTCAAGACCTGGAGATATAGAAGTAAATGTATGTAAGAAAAAACATTTAAGTAATACAAGATCTTCTGGTTCAGATGACGCTTTAAAATTAATAACTCCTAGACAAATGAGTTTAGAACAATGTTTAGAATTCGTTGCATCTGACGAACTTGTGGAAGTTACTCCAATCAATATTAGATTAAGGAAGAAAATATTAGATACAGCTCAAAGAAAGAGATTATCTAATAGAAATAAATAA
- a CDS encoding ribonuclease J, which yields MRKEKDKIRIIPLGGLNEIGKNLTAFEYKNEIVVIDCGLKFPDNDMLGIDVVIPDVTYLVKNRDRVKGIFLTHGHEDHIGALPYVLKQINVPVFGTKLTLGMVESKLKEHGLLSSTILRRVNPKDVVKLDSISVEFIKTSHSIADSVAIAIHTPIGIIFHTGDFKIDFTPIDGSVADFARFAELGKKGVLAMLADSTNVERPGYTMSERTVGEAFENIFMKAKGRIIVATFASNVHRIQQVFSAAQKYRRKVAVSGRSMDNIISVATELGYLKDTEDTLISIDDISKYQNDRIIVITTGSQGEPMSALARMAASEHRKLNIEKGDMVIISATPIPGNEKLVSKVVNQLFKKGADVIYEALADVHVSGHACQEELKLIHTLIKPKFFIPVHGEYRHLKQHGELAMKLGMNEENILLGENGDIIEVGNDGIRKNGSVIAGQVFVDGLGVGDVGNIVLRDRKHLSQDGILTVVVTIERETGKVVAGPDIISRGFVYVRESEDLIDEAKEQVRIVLRQCEEKHIKEWATIKSNVKDVLRNFLYERTKRNPMILPIIVEV from the coding sequence TTGCGAAAAGAGAAAGATAAAATTAGAATTATACCTCTTGGGGGACTAAATGAAATCGGTAAAAATCTTACTGCTTTTGAGTATAAAAACGAAATTGTAGTTATAGATTGTGGGTTGAAGTTTCCTGATAATGATATGCTAGGTATAGATGTAGTTATACCAGATGTAACATATCTCGTTAAAAATAGAGATAGGGTAAAAGGTATATTCCTAACTCATGGTCATGAGGATCATATAGGAGCATTACCATATGTATTAAAACAAATAAATGTACCGGTGTTTGGAACAAAGTTGACTTTAGGAATGGTGGAATCTAAATTAAAGGAACATGGATTATTGAGTTCTACAATATTAAGAAGGGTGAACCCTAAGGATGTAGTTAAACTTGATAGCATATCGGTGGAATTTATTAAAACAAGTCATAGTATAGCTGACTCTGTAGCTATAGCTATACATACACCTATAGGCATAATATTCCACACAGGAGATTTTAAAATTGATTTTACTCCTATTGATGGTTCGGTTGCAGATTTTGCTAGGTTTGCAGAACTTGGTAAAAAGGGTGTTTTGGCAATGCTAGCTGATAGTACAAATGTAGAGAGACCGGGATATACTATGTCAGAAAGGACTGTTGGAGAAGCCTTTGAAAATATTTTTATGAAAGCTAAGGGGAGAATTATAGTTGCTACTTTTGCATCTAATGTTCACAGAATCCAACAGGTATTTTCAGCAGCTCAAAAATATAGAAGAAAAGTAGCAGTTTCGGGAAGAAGTATGGATAATATAATATCTGTTGCAACAGAACTTGGATATTTAAAAGATACAGAAGATACCTTAATAAGTATAGATGATATTAGTAAGTACCAAAATGATAGAATCATTGTAATTACAACAGGTAGTCAGGGTGAACCAATGTCAGCTCTAGCTAGAATGGCTGCATCGGAGCATAGAAAGCTTAATATTGAAAAGGGAGATATGGTTATAATATCAGCAACTCCTATACCAGGTAATGAAAAATTGGTATCTAAAGTTGTAAACCAACTATTTAAAAAAGGTGCGGATGTTATATATGAGGCATTGGCTGATGTCCACGTATCAGGTCATGCTTGTCAAGAAGAATTAAAATTAATCCATACTCTTATTAAACCAAAATTCTTTATTCCTGTTCATGGTGAATATAGACACTTAAAACAGCATGGAGAACTTGCTATGAAACTTGGAATGAATGAGGAAAATATTCTTTTAGGTGAAAATGGAGACATTATTGAAGTTGGAAATGATGGTATAAGAAAAAATGGTTCTGTAATAGCAGGTCAAGTATTTGTAGATGGACTAGGTGTTGGTGATGTAGGAAATATAGTATTAAGAGATAGAAAGCATTTATCTCAAGATGGAATATTAACCGTGGTAGTGACTATTGAAAGAGAAACTGGCAAAGTAGTAGCAGGGCCGGATATTATATCTAGAGGCTTTGTATACGTAAGAGAATCAGAAGATCTTATAGATGAAGCTAAAGAACAAGTAAGAATTGTTCTTAGACAGTGTGAAGAGAAACATATTAAAGAATGGGCCACCATTAAATCTAATGTTAAAGACGTCTTAAGGAATTTCTTATATGAAAGAACAAAAAGAAATCCAATGATTTTACCTATTATAGTAGAAGTTTAG
- a CDS encoding Fur family transcriptional regulator has protein sequence MSKLSPNKLVELKDVLKNKGYKLTPQRRAILNSIIENDGKHLTVEELYEEVKRDCPEIGLATVYRTVQLLEEVGFICKLDFDDGCSRYELVNENEEHHHHHLICNDCGKVIEVEGDLLGELEDNIEKNYNFKIMNHSVKFYGLCDDCSEHENE, from the coding sequence ATGTCTAAATTGTCTCCTAATAAGTTAGTTGAGTTAAAAGATGTTCTAAAAAACAAAGGATATAAATTAACTCCGCAAAGAAGAGCTATTTTAAATTCAATAATTGAAAATGATGGTAAACATTTAACTGTAGAGGAGTTATATGAAGAAGTAAAAAGGGATTGTCCTGAAATAGGTCTTGCTACAGTTTATAGAACAGTTCAATTATTAGAAGAAGTAGGATTTATATGTAAGTTAGACTTCGATGATGGATGTAGTCGTTATGAACTTGTAAACGAGAATGAAGAGCACCATCATCATCATTTAATATGTAATGATTGTGGTAAGGTTATAGAGGTAGAAGGGGATTTATTAGGGGAACTAGAGGATAATATAGAAAAGAACTATAATTTTAAGATAATGAACCATAGTGTGAAATTTTATGGTTTATGTGATGATTGTAGCGAACATGAGAATGAATAA
- a CDS encoding DUF1292 domain-containing protein, which translates to MEKKIETILLTDENGNDVEFEVVEKVLVRDDKYLIVSSIDDDSDEAIALKMEDAKDGNCIFKMVEDEKELQLVEAAYEETFEEN; encoded by the coding sequence ATGGAGAAAAAAATTGAAACTATATTATTAACTGATGAAAATGGAAATGATGTAGAATTTGAAGTTGTAGAAAAGGTATTAGTAAGGGATGATAAGTATTTAATTGTATCTTCAATAGATGATGATTCAGATGAAGCCATAGCACTTAAGATGGAAGATGCTAAAGATGGAAATTGTATTTTTAAAATGGTTGAAGATGAAAAAGAGTTGCAATTGGTAGAAGCAGCTTATGAAGAGACCTTTGAGGAAAATTAA
- the ruvX gene encoding Holliday junction resolvase RuvX, with translation MRILGLDIGDRTIGVSISDPLGFTAQGITTIRRKNEKYDLEELRIICNEYSVEKIVSGLPKNMNGTLGPQGEKVKEFAEKIRETLNIEIIYWDERLTTVAAHRAMLEADLSRKKRKKIVDKIASTYILQGYLDSIQK, from the coding sequence ATGAGAATTCTAGGATTAGATATAGGTGATAGAACTATAGGTGTTTCAATAAGTGATCCCTTAGGTTTTACAGCTCAGGGAATAACAACTATTAGAAGGAAAAATGAAAAATATGATTTAGAAGAACTTAGGATAATTTGTAATGAATATTCAGTAGAGAAAATCGTATCTGGATTACCTAAAAATATGAATGGTACATTAGGTCCACAGGGTGAAAAAGTTAAAGAATTTGCAGAAAAAATAAGAGAAACTTTAAATATAGAAATTATATATTGGGATGAAAGATTGACTACAGTAGCAGCACATCGTGCTATGCTAGAAGCGGATTTATCTAGAAAGAAGAGAAAAAAAATTGTGGATAAAATAGCATCAACGTATATTTTACAAGGTTATTTAGATAGTATACAGAAATAA